In Chryseobacterium gotjawalense, the following are encoded in one genomic region:
- a CDS encoding NAD(P)/FAD-dependent oxidoreductase, with the protein MITTDILIIGAGPTGLFTVFEAGLLKLKCHLIDALPQPGGQLTELYPKKPIFDIPGFPSINAGDLVDNLMEQTKQFQPGFTLGETAQTLTRLEDGTFEVITNKGTVHHAKAVAIAGGLGTFEPRKPALENLADYEENGVEYFIKEPEHFRNKKVVIAGGGDSALDWSIFLADIASEVTLIHRRNEFRGALDSVEKVQALKNQGKIHMMTPAEVIGLKGEGKLNAITVVKEGETFDIETDYFIPLFGLTPKLGDLGNWGLEIEKNAIKVNNSLDYQTNIPGVYAIGDINTYPGKLKLILCGFHEATLMCQSIYNMLNPGKKFVLKYTTVSGIDGFDGSRKEAEKAVVMKID; encoded by the coding sequence ATGATTACTACAGATATATTGATAATTGGAGCCGGCCCTACCGGACTTTTTACTGTTTTTGAGGCAGGTTTATTAAAGTTAAAATGTCATCTCATCGACGCTCTTCCGCAGCCTGGTGGTCAGCTTACAGAATTGTATCCGAAAAAACCTATTTTCGATATTCCGGGATTTCCTTCTATAAACGCTGGCGATTTAGTTGATAATTTAATGGAGCAAACCAAGCAGTTTCAGCCTGGATTTACTTTGGGAGAAACCGCACAGACTTTAACCCGATTAGAAGACGGGACATTTGAAGTAATCACTAATAAAGGAACTGTTCATCATGCGAAAGCAGTGGCAATTGCGGGAGGTTTAGGAACTTTTGAACCTAGAAAACCTGCGCTGGAAAATCTGGCAGATTACGAAGAAAATGGTGTTGAATATTTCATTAAAGAACCTGAACATTTTAGAAATAAAAAAGTAGTCATCGCAGGAGGTGGTGATTCTGCCTTAGACTGGAGTATTTTCCTTGCAGATATCGCAAGTGAGGTTACCTTGATTCACCGTAGAAATGAATTCCGGGGAGCGCTGGATTCTGTAGAAAAAGTTCAAGCTCTAAAAAATCAGGGGAAAATCCACATGATGACTCCGGCAGAAGTGATTGGCTTAAAAGGAGAGGGCAAGTTGAACGCGATTACTGTGGTAAAAGAAGGGGAAACCTTTGATATCGAAACGGATTATTTCATTCCACTTTTCGGATTAACACCAAAATTAGGAGACTTAGGAAACTGGGGACTTGAAATTGAAAAAAATGCCATCAAGGTTAATAATTCACTGGACTATCAAACCAATATACCGGGTGTTTATGCGATTGGTGATATCAACACTTATCCAGGGAAATTGAAACTTATTTTATGCGGTTTCCATGAAGCGACTTTGATGTGTCAAAGTATTTACAACATGCTGAATCCGGGGAAAAAATTCGTTTTGAAATATACAACAGTAAGCGGAATCGATGGTTTCGACGGAAGCCGTAAAGAAGCGGAGAAAGCGGTGGTGATGAAAATCGATTAA
- a CDS encoding DUF3108 domain-containing protein, whose translation MKKILVLFGLLFLTLGNAQKLQNIMSGEVLRYRIHYGILNAGTASLTTLKTTYKGQPHYYVKGYGKTTGAVRAFFKVEDNYESFINYNTGLPSFYVRDVKEGNYTQHYETVFNHNNQTLLLTDKEKNTTQSLKSVSGVQDMLSAFYYLRSLDDSELKVGSVKKLNVWIDDEMFPFQLKVVGAENIKTKFGWINSLKIVPQVISGRVFKDKEGVTLWVSNDRNHIPLAIKAELAVGSLKADIDSFSNVKYPLNFSN comes from the coding sequence ATGAAAAAGATCTTAGTACTATTTGGACTTTTATTTCTCACGCTCGGCAACGCACAGAAATTGCAGAACATCATGTCTGGTGAGGTTTTGCGTTACCGGATTCACTATGGAATTTTGAATGCGGGAACAGCCAGTTTAACGACTTTAAAAACAACATACAAAGGACAACCTCATTATTACGTTAAAGGTTATGGCAAAACAACCGGTGCTGTACGTGCCTTTTTTAAAGTAGAAGATAATTACGAAAGTTTTATCAACTATAACACGGGCTTACCAAGTTTTTACGTGAGAGACGTGAAAGAAGGCAATTATACCCAACATTATGAAACTGTTTTTAACCATAATAATCAGACCCTGCTTTTGACTGATAAAGAAAAAAACACCACCCAATCTTTAAAATCGGTTTCAGGAGTTCAAGATATGTTGTCGGCTTTTTATTATTTGCGAAGTCTTGACGATAGCGAGCTAAAAGTCGGAAGTGTGAAAAAACTCAATGTTTGGATAGATGATGAAATGTTTCCTTTCCAGTTAAAAGTTGTGGGCGCAGAAAACATCAAAACAAAATTCGGCTGGATCAACAGTCTGAAAATCGTTCCTCAGGTCATCAGCGGAAGGGTTTTTAAGGATAAAGAAGGGGTGACGCTTTGGGTAAGCAACGACAGAAACCATATTCCTCTTGCCATCAAAGCAGAATTAGCAGTTGGCTCTCTGAAAGCTGATATCGATTCTTTCTCGAATGTAAAATATCCGCTCAATTTTTCAAATTAA
- a CDS encoding DUF5916 domain-containing protein translates to MKFKFAAFLLLFSFLKIYSQKVEKDSISRKKITLIKINDAPKIDGILDEEIWKNAPVAENFIERNPTNGKPESPDFKTTVKVLYDDTGIYFGATMIDPHPENIQKQLAERDDIGNDDVFGISINGYDDHQQAMLFLIQASGVQADAKIISNANDDFSWNAVWFSAVKINENGWTVEIKIPYSELRFPKKDVQTWGINFIRMIQKTRQNLTWNFVDNKKATYLMYDGIVEGIQNIQPPLRLSLTPYFSTYFNHFNGKSTANFNGGMDIKYGINDAFTFDMTLIPDFGQTSFDNSILNLGPFEQQFEEQRSFFTEGTELFNKGNLFYSRRIGGHPSVYPETSVDEKVTEYPSKVKLFNAFKISGRTNKGLGIGFFNGITEKMEAQILNEKTGETRNEVVEPWTNYNVLVLDQRFHENSSVTLVNTNVVRDGNFRDANSTAFLWNINDKKNIYNYYGAIKGSWVMDDGTKFGSRGQAGFAKNSGKNRFSFDGNYVTKNWDINDLGFSTSTNFANYNSYYGYRILEPTKKFNNIYLNFNVNYYHRLAPYLFTNLVINHNNQFTNKNFRSYGGGFELTPFGENDIYEPRTAGRFMKKPTYLNTWIWTESDSRKKFQYNLNFDYYAYNEKGRNLVSPSFYFRYRFSDQFSTVWRFNPSFSNNETGFAGKEGTEIYMGKRQRNTYENSLTSQYTFNDKMSLSLAFRHYYSDVTYKSFFTLNEDGTLTSTSQFNKNLNGTYNSWNVDLRYSWWFAPGSQLTLMYRNAVDDYLGISRMKFKDNFNTLFNEPMVNNISLKLTYYLDYNQAKHWFKKKG, encoded by the coding sequence ATGAAATTTAAATTCGCCGCATTCCTGCTTTTATTTTCTTTTTTAAAGATCTATTCGCAAAAGGTAGAAAAAGACAGCATCTCCAGAAAGAAGATTACGCTCATCAAAATAAACGACGCCCCAAAAATCGATGGGATTCTGGATGAAGAAATCTGGAAAAATGCTCCTGTGGCGGAAAATTTTATCGAAAGAAATCCTACCAATGGAAAACCGGAATCGCCGGATTTCAAAACAACAGTAAAAGTTCTTTATGACGACACCGGAATTTATTTCGGCGCTACGATGATCGATCCACATCCTGAGAATATTCAAAAACAACTGGCAGAACGCGACGATATCGGCAATGATGATGTTTTCGGAATCTCTATTAATGGGTATGATGACCATCAGCAAGCAATGCTTTTTCTGATTCAAGCCTCCGGTGTGCAAGCTGATGCTAAAATTATATCTAATGCAAATGATGATTTTTCGTGGAATGCCGTTTGGTTTTCTGCCGTTAAGATTAATGAAAACGGATGGACTGTTGAAATCAAAATTCCTTATTCAGAACTGCGTTTTCCAAAGAAGGATGTCCAAACCTGGGGAATTAATTTTATCCGAATGATCCAAAAAACCAGACAAAATTTAACCTGGAATTTCGTTGATAACAAAAAAGCAACTTATTTAATGTACGACGGGATTGTAGAAGGAATCCAGAATATTCAACCTCCTTTAAGATTGTCATTGACCCCTTATTTTTCTACTTATTTTAATCATTTTAATGGAAAATCCACGGCCAACTTTAATGGCGGAATGGATATTAAATACGGAATTAATGATGCCTTTACCTTTGACATGACTTTGATTCCAGATTTTGGACAAACCAGTTTTGACAATTCTATTTTAAATTTAGGCCCATTTGAGCAGCAGTTTGAAGAGCAACGTTCATTTTTCACCGAAGGAACAGAACTTTTCAACAAAGGAAATCTTTTTTATTCCCGAAGAATTGGTGGTCATCCTTCTGTGTATCCCGAAACTTCAGTTGACGAAAAAGTCACTGAATATCCTTCTAAAGTGAAATTATTTAATGCTTTCAAGATTTCCGGAAGAACGAATAAAGGTCTCGGAATCGGATTCTTCAACGGTATCACTGAAAAAATGGAAGCCCAGATCCTGAATGAAAAAACGGGTGAAACCCGAAACGAAGTCGTGGAACCATGGACAAATTATAATGTTTTGGTGCTGGATCAAAGGTTTCATGAGAACTCTTCTGTAACTTTAGTCAACACCAATGTTGTTCGAGACGGCAATTTCCGGGATGCCAATTCTACGGCTTTCCTGTGGAATATTAATGATAAAAAGAATATCTACAATTATTATGGAGCCATCAAAGGAAGTTGGGTGATGGATGACGGAACAAAATTCGGGTCTCGAGGTCAAGCCGGTTTCGCAAAAAATTCCGGAAAAAACAGATTTAGTTTTGATGGTAATTATGTTACTAAAAATTGGGACATCAATGATTTAGGGTTTTCCACTTCCACCAACTTCGCGAATTACAATTCTTATTACGGTTATCGAATTCTGGAACCAACCAAGAAATTCAATAATATTTATCTCAACTTTAATGTTAATTATTACCACCGGTTAGCGCCGTATTTATTTACCAATTTGGTCATTAATCATAATAATCAGTTTACGAATAAGAATTTCAGAAGCTACGGCGGCGGTTTTGAATTGACGCCTTTCGGTGAAAATGACATCTATGAACCGCGAACAGCCGGCCGTTTTATGAAAAAACCAACCTATTTAAACACCTGGATCTGGACCGAAAGTGACAGCCGAAAAAAGTTTCAGTATAATTTAAACTTTGATTATTATGCTTATAACGAAAAAGGACGAAATCTTGTAAGTCCATCATTCTATTTCAGATATCGGTTCTCCGATCAGTTCAGTACTGTCTGGAGGTTCAATCCTTCTTTCAGCAATAATGAAACTGGTTTTGCCGGAAAAGAAGGCACCGAAATTTACATGGGAAAAAGACAACGTAATACGTATGAAAACAGTTTGACTTCGCAATATACTTTTAATGATAAAATGTCTCTTTCATTAGCGTTTCGACATTATTACTCAGATGTTACCTATAAAAGTTTCTTTACTTTGAATGAGGACGGGACTTTAACATCAACCAGTCAATTTAATAAAAATCTGAATGGGACTTATAATTCCTGGAATGTAGATTTGCGCTATTCATGGTGGTTTGCACCGGGAAGTCAACTTACTTTAATGTACAGAAATGCCGTGGACGATTATTTGGGAATTTCGAGAATGAAGTTTAAAGATAATTTCAACACTTTATTTAATGAACCGATGGTCAATAATATTTCTTTGAAATTAACCTACTATCTCGATTACAATCAGGCAAAACACTGGTTTAAAAAGAAAGGTTAA
- the pheS gene encoding phenylalanine--tRNA ligase subunit alpha: protein MLEKIEDLLVEVGNFSSANKDEIEQFRIKFSGKKGIINDILAQFKEVPNEQKKEFGQKINTLKQAVEGKLEGLKNATTSTILFEKDDLTKPGFPSELGTRHPINLVKNRIIEIFRSIGFAVADGPEIEDDWHNFTALNLPEYHPARDMQDTFFIETNPDLLLRTHTSSVQIRYMEENQPPMRILSPGRVFRNEAISSRSHCIFHQIEGLYIDQNVSFADLKQTIQYFTTELFGKSKIRLRPSYFPFTEPSAEVDVYWGLNSETDYRITKGTGWLEIMGCGMVDPAVLANVNIDADKYSGYAFGMGIERIAMLMYQMSDIRMFFENDKRMLEQFKSL, encoded by the coding sequence ATGTTAGAAAAGATTGAGGACTTATTGGTTGAAGTAGGAAATTTCAGTTCAGCGAATAAAGATGAAATTGAACAGTTCCGCATCAAATTCAGTGGTAAGAAAGGAATTATCAATGATATTTTGGCGCAGTTCAAAGAAGTTCCAAATGAACAGAAAAAAGAATTCGGACAAAAGATCAATACGCTGAAACAAGCTGTAGAAGGGAAGCTGGAAGGTTTAAAGAATGCCACGACTTCTACCATTCTTTTTGAAAAAGATGATTTAACCAAACCGGGTTTCCCGTCGGAATTAGGAACCCGTCATCCCATTAATTTGGTTAAAAACAGAATTATCGAAATCTTCAGATCGATTGGTTTTGCTGTTGCAGACGGACCGGAAATTGAAGACGACTGGCATAATTTCACCGCGCTGAATCTTCCGGAATACCATCCGGCGAGAGATATGCAGGATACTTTTTTCATCGAAACCAACCCTGATTTACTGTTAAGAACACATACTTCTTCGGTGCAAATCCGCTATATGGAAGAAAATCAACCGCCGATGAGAATTTTATCTCCCGGCCGGGTTTTCAGAAATGAAGCGATTTCTTCCCGTTCACACTGTATTTTTCATCAGATCGAAGGTTTGTATATTGACCAGAATGTAAGTTTTGCCGATTTAAAACAAACCATTCAATATTTCACCACAGAACTTTTCGGGAAATCGAAAATCAGACTGAGACCTTCTTACTTTCCTTTCACAGAACCAAGTGCGGAAGTAGATGTTTATTGGGGATTAAACTCTGAGACCGATTACCGAATCACCAAAGGAACAGGTTGGTTAGAAATCATGGGTTGTGGAATGGTAGATCCTGCTGTTTTGGCAAATGTGAATATCGATGCTGATAAATATTCCGGTTACGCTTTCGGAATGGGAATCGAAAGAATCGCGATGCTGATGTATCAAATGAGCGACATCAGAATGTTCTTTGAAAATGATAAAAGAATGCTGGAACAGTTTAAAAGTCTTTAA
- the rdgB gene encoding RdgB/HAM1 family non-canonical purine NTP pyrophosphatase has protein sequence MKKEILIATHNAHKKEEIQQILGENFTVTSLTDYDIHDEIVEDGDTFHANALIKAQYCFNKTGKPSLGDDSGLVVESLDGRPGIYSARYAGNHDFAKNMAKVLEEMKDQKNRKAYFVTVMCLVDETGTNYFEGRVYGNLTKEVRGEKGFGYDPIFIPDNYEITFAEMKAEDKNKISHRKKAIEQFLEFIK, from the coding sequence ATGAAAAAGGAAATCCTTATCGCAACGCACAACGCACACAAAAAAGAAGAAATTCAACAGATATTAGGTGAAAATTTCACCGTGACTTCGCTCACCGATTATGATATTCATGACGAAATTGTGGAAGACGGAGATACTTTTCACGCCAATGCTTTAATTAAAGCTCAATATTGTTTTAACAAAACAGGGAAACCAAGTTTGGGAGATGATTCTGGTTTAGTCGTTGAATCCTTGGATGGAAGACCAGGGATTTATTCTGCCCGATACGCTGGAAATCATGATTTTGCGAAGAATATGGCGAAAGTTTTAGAGGAAATGAAGGACCAGAAAAACCGAAAAGCGTATTTCGTAACGGTAATGTGTTTGGTTGACGAAACCGGCACAAACTATTTTGAAGGCAGGGTTTATGGCAATCTAACCAAAGAAGTCCGCGGTGAAAAAGGGTTTGGTTACGACCCGATTTTTATTCCGGATAATTACGAAATTACTTTTGCGGAAATGAAAGCAGAAGATAAAAATAAAATCAGCCACCGTAAAAAAGCGATTGAGCAGTTTTTAGAATTTATAAAATAA
- a CDS encoding CPBP family intramembrane glutamic endopeptidase: MEEKPVWKKFIFDGRGVLALVGGFLAGSFFMSMLNVISMFVFNVNMQYQDYYLLLTNAAGFLSAIFAFDYFVCRPSTGKKLNFNFSRTNLVTYLLIFPMMLGMMFIAEFITSQIPTTGPFFGEYYKYFSRLMDQMSNDKATLIILAVIMAPIFEEIIFRGIIQKGLINKGLKPKMAIIISAVVFGLVHMNPWQFVGAVLLGCVLGLVYDKTKSLLLPILLHAFNNLISSVLIFYNETESFADTFKVSEWLILAVGIVLFSTFYFLFTKKYRVHYNEN; encoded by the coding sequence ATGGAAGAAAAACCGGTTTGGAAAAAATTCATTTTTGATGGTAGGGGAGTTCTTGCTTTGGTGGGTGGTTTTTTGGCAGGAAGTTTCTTTATGTCAATGTTAAATGTCATATCGATGTTCGTTTTTAATGTCAATATGCAGTACCAGGATTATTACTTATTACTAACCAACGCAGCGGGATTTTTATCAGCGATTTTTGCCTTCGATTATTTTGTATGTCGGCCAAGCACAGGAAAAAAACTGAATTTCAATTTTTCACGGACTAATTTGGTGACCTATCTTTTGATTTTTCCGATGATGCTCGGAATGATGTTTATTGCCGAATTTATAACCTCGCAAATTCCAACTACAGGACCTTTCTTCGGTGAGTATTACAAATATTTTTCGAGATTAATGGATCAGATGAGCAATGACAAAGCCACCTTGATTATCCTTGCCGTCATCATGGCACCGATATTCGAAGAAATTATTTTCCGCGGAATAATACAGAAAGGGCTCATTAATAAAGGATTGAAACCCAAAATGGCAATCATTATTTCTGCCGTAGTTTTCGGATTGGTTCATATGAATCCCTGGCAATTTGTAGGTGCGGTTTTGTTGGGATGTGTTTTAGGTTTGGTTTATGATAAAACAAAATCACTTCTTTTGCCGATTCTTTTGCACGCTTTCAATAATTTAATCTCCTCGGTTTTAATTTTTTATAATGAAACAGAAAGTTTCGCAGATACTTTTAAAGTTTCAGAATGGCTCATTTTGGCTGTCGGAATCGTACTTTTTTCCACTTTCTATTTTCTGTTTACCAAAAAATACCGTGTTCATTACAACGAAAATTAA
- a CDS encoding peptide chain release factor 3 — MSDLLKEIGKRKTFGIIAHPDAGKTTLTEKLLLFGGAIQEAGAVKSNKIKKGATSDFMEIERQRGISVATSVLAFEYKGHKINILDTPGHKDFAEDTYRTLTAVDSVIVVIDVAKGVEEQTEKLVQVCRMRNIPMIVFINKLDREGKDAFDLLDEVEQKLGLTVVPLSLPIGMGGDFQGIYNIWEHNIQLFLEEKKQRVGEAIKFDDINDSKIDETIGEKAAATLREELELIREVYPEFNREDYMNGDLQPVFFGSALNNFGVRELLDAFIEIAPNPQPKESDTRIVKPEEKDFTGFIFKIHANMDPKHRDRLAFVKIVSGTFKRNENYLLVRENKKMKFSSPNAFFADKKEVVDESFPGDIVGLHDTGNFRIGDTLTGGEKMSFKGIPNFSPEHFRYINNDDPLKAKQLAKGIDQLMDEGVAQLFTLDMNNRKIIGTVGALQYEVIQYRLEHEYGAKCTYEPLSIHKACWIEADEKSEEFKEFARLKQRFMCKDKYGQRVFLADSSFTIHMTQEKFPNVKLHFISEFKQD, encoded by the coding sequence ATGTCAGATCTACTCAAAGAAATAGGAAAAAGAAAAACCTTCGGAATTATCGCTCACCCCGATGCCGGAAAAACCACACTTACAGAAAAGCTCTTGCTTTTTGGAGGTGCAATTCAGGAAGCCGGCGCGGTAAAATCGAATAAAATTAAGAAAGGGGCAACTTCCGATTTCATGGAGATCGAAAGACAGAGAGGGATTTCCGTGGCAACTTCCGTCTTGGCATTTGAATACAAGGGTCACAAAATCAATATTTTAGACACGCCAGGTCACAAGGATTTCGCAGAAGATACCTACCGAACTTTAACGGCGGTGGATTCTGTAATCGTCGTTATCGACGTTGCAAAAGGAGTTGAGGAACAAACCGAAAAATTGGTTCAGGTTTGTAGAATGCGGAATATCCCGATGATTGTTTTCATTAATAAACTGGACCGTGAAGGAAAAGACGCTTTTGATTTATTGGATGAAGTGGAACAGAAATTGGGTTTAACCGTAGTTCCGCTTTCTTTGCCGATTGGTATGGGAGGGGATTTTCAGGGGATTTATAATATCTGGGAACATAATATTCAGTTATTTTTAGAAGAGAAAAAACAACGGGTTGGTGAAGCAATTAAGTTTGATGACATCAATGATTCAAAAATCGATGAGACGATTGGTGAAAAAGCCGCGGCGACTTTAAGGGAAGAATTAGAACTGATTCGGGAAGTTTATCCGGAATTTAACCGTGAAGATTATATGAACGGTGATTTACAACCGGTTTTCTTTGGATCAGCTTTAAATAATTTTGGAGTCCGCGAATTGTTGGATGCTTTTATCGAAATCGCACCAAATCCTCAACCAAAAGAAAGCGATACCAGAATCGTAAAACCGGAAGAAAAAGATTTCACCGGATTTATCTTTAAAATTCACGCCAATATGGATCCGAAACATCGTGACAGATTGGCTTTCGTGAAAATCGTTTCCGGTACTTTTAAAAGAAATGAAAATTATCTTTTGGTAAGAGAAAATAAAAAAATGAAATTTTCTTCTCCGAATGCGTTTTTCGCAGATAAAAAAGAAGTGGTTGACGAAAGTTTCCCGGGAGACATCGTGGGACTTCACGATACCGGAAATTTCAGAATTGGTGACACGTTGACCGGTGGTGAAAAAATGAGTTTCAAAGGAATTCCGAACTTTTCACCGGAACATTTCAGATACATTAATAATGATGATCCGTTAAAAGCGAAACAATTGGCCAAAGGAATCGACCAGCTGATGGACGAAGGTGTGGCTCAGCTGTTCACGCTGGACATGAATAACCGGAAAATCATCGGAACGGTTGGTGCGCTTCAGTATGAAGTTATTCAGTACCGTCTGGAACATGAATATGGTGCGAAATGTACGTATGAACCCCTTTCCATTCACAAAGCATGTTGGATTGAGGCCGATGAAAAATCAGAAGAATTCAAGGAATTTGCGCGTTTGAAACAGCGGTTTATGTGTAAGGATAAATACGGGCAACGCGTGTTTTTAGCCGATTCTTCTTTTACGATTCACATGACGCAGGAGAAATTCCCGAACGTGAAACTGCATTTTATCAGTGAATTTAAACAGGATTAA
- a CDS encoding DUF4349 domain-containing protein — translation MKKIVASFILLCALSSCSKQEFQQTTDSFKRADSLFTKANKGLKTLDSISKRVNDSDGIAKKVLIPQIEKQTKRIDSTLKSGSWKMDSINKSISEITKNVKVGTDVAKTLDSANKALQNGENAISVLSKTADKILKRTQTQKAAPPSKTENQNSENNQKNTVVIPPRGDKYPLVKTAILEIQVDNISEAKSVLKQKIRESNADLISEKFSQKEGFEREYITAKVPLYNFDNLVSNLSHELGQLKSKSTESEGTDYVSSQMCNIEITLVQKELTASNQIVENIPNENSDSFGSKSSSAFMSGFKVLGDLMIAILPFWPVFIIAGLIFYFVRRNKKNKEAKIIENQTNFPVQKTERTTPPETVKNNNNTDSDEPDYSKYLPKN, via the coding sequence ATGAAAAAAATAGTTGCCAGCTTCATTCTTTTGTGTGCTTTAAGTTCTTGCAGCAAACAGGAATTTCAACAGACCACAGATTCATTTAAAAGAGCCGACAGTCTTTTTACAAAGGCCAACAAAGGTTTAAAAACCCTGGACTCCATTTCGAAAAGAGTTAATGATTCTGATGGAATTGCTAAAAAAGTTCTGATTCCACAAATTGAAAAACAGACCAAAAGAATCGACAGCACGCTGAAATCCGGCAGTTGGAAAATGGATTCTATCAATAAAAGTATTTCAGAAATTACCAAAAATGTAAAAGTTGGAACCGACGTTGCGAAAACTTTAGATTCTGCAAATAAAGCGCTTCAAAATGGTGAAAACGCAATCTCAGTTTTAAGCAAAACGGCTGATAAAATTCTGAAAAGAACCCAAACCCAAAAAGCTGCTCCGCCATCAAAAACTGAAAATCAAAATTCAGAAAACAACCAAAAAAACACGGTTGTAATTCCGCCAAGAGGAGATAAATATCCTTTGGTAAAAACGGCGATATTGGAAATTCAGGTGGATAATATTTCTGAGGCAAAATCAGTTTTAAAACAGAAAATCCGGGAAAGCAATGCCGATCTGATTTCTGAAAAATTCAGTCAAAAAGAAGGATTTGAACGGGAATATATTACGGCGAAAGTTCCGCTGTATAATTTCGATAATTTGGTTTCTAATCTATCCCATGAACTTGGACAACTGAAATCGAAATCTACAGAAAGTGAAGGAACCGATTATGTTTCCAGCCAGATGTGCAATATAGAAATTACTTTAGTTCAGAAAGAATTAACTGCATCAAATCAAATAGTTGAGAATATACCCAATGAAAATTCTGATTCATTTGGTTCAAAATCTTCTTCAGCATTTATGAGCGGTTTTAAAGTTCTTGGAGATCTGATGATTGCCATTCTACCCTTTTGGCCAGTCTTTATTATTGCCGGTTTAATTTTCTATTTTGTGAGGAGAAATAAGAAAAATAAAGAAGCAAAAATTATAGAAAACCAAACCAATTTTCCTGTACAAAAAACAGAAAGAACTACTCCACCGGAAACTGTAAAAAACAATAATAATACAGATTCTGATGAGCCGGATTACTCGAAATATTTACCGAAGAACTGA
- a CDS encoding DUF2891 domain-containing protein has translation MKTLFPIAMLLSFSLNAQNLPKFTDDIAMKLAEKPMKCINQEYPNKTAHIINNEKEATLTPAELHPSFYGCFDWHSSVHGHWMLVRLLKSKPNLSDKKEIIEILEASFQPEKIKEEAAYFTKYQISANFERTYGWAWLLKLDEELMTWDDPQAKIWHQNLKPLTDEILRLWKTYLPKQTYPNRTGVHPNSAFAMAFALDWARTSNDRIFENQLVEKAKYFYLKDHKTPAYLEPDGSDFFSPSLEIADLMRRILPQKEFVKWFNGFYDKKSIANISEIPVISDINDFQTVHLVGLSFSRAWTMKGISKYLPENHPLKKQLATTSDLFLANALPLLFQGNYGGDHWLASFAVYALSEE, from the coding sequence ATGAAGACACTTTTTCCAATCGCAATGTTGCTCAGTTTCAGTTTGAACGCTCAAAACCTGCCAAAATTTACTGATGATATTGCGATGAAACTGGCCGAAAAGCCAATGAAATGCATCAATCAGGAATATCCGAATAAAACAGCTCATATCATTAATAATGAAAAGGAAGCAACGCTAACGCCTGCAGAATTGCATCCCAGTTTTTACGGCTGTTTCGATTGGCATTCTTCTGTTCATGGACATTGGATGTTGGTTCGCTTATTAAAGTCAAAACCCAATTTGTCGGATAAAAAAGAAATTATTGAAATTTTAGAAGCGTCTTTTCAGCCGGAAAAAATTAAAGAAGAAGCCGCGTATTTTACAAAATATCAGATTTCTGCCAACTTTGAAAGAACATATGGTTGGGCGTGGTTGCTGAAATTAGATGAAGAACTCATGACTTGGGATGATCCGCAAGCAAAGATTTGGCATCAGAATTTAAAACCGCTGACCGATGAAATTCTGAGACTTTGGAAAACTTATTTACCCAAACAAACCTATCCGAACCGAACTGGAGTTCACCCCAATTCTGCCTTTGCTATGGCGTTTGCACTTGATTGGGCGAGAACATCCAACGACAGGATTTTCGAAAATCAACTGGTGGAAAAAGCAAAATACTTTTATTTAAAAGACCATAAAACGCCGGCGTATCTTGAACCTGACGGAAGTGATTTCTTTTCACCAAGTCTTGAAATTGCAGATTTGATGCGGAGAATTCTTCCACAAAAAGAATTTGTAAAATGGTTCAATGGGTTCTACGACAAAAAAAGTATTGCCAATATTTCTGAAATCCCAGTCATCAGTGATATTAATGATTTCCAAACCGTTCATTTGGTCGGACTTTCATTCTCCAGAGCCTGGACGATGAAAGGAATTTCGAAATATTTGCCCGAAAATCATCCGCTTAAAAAACAGCTTGCAACAACATCAGATCTGTTTTTAGCCAACGCTTTGCCACTGCTTTTCCAGGGAAATTATGGCGGCGATCACTGGTTAGCGAGTTTTGCGGTCTATGCTTTGAGCGAGGAATAG